GCCAAGATACTTAGGCTGACTGTCGCGGCCGTTGGTTGAACTTCCTTGCCCTTTTTTATGTGCCATAACTCAATATCCCCCTTGCGTAAAAACTAACCGTTGATTGCTTCGATCTGAACGAGCGTGTACTGCTGGCGGTGACCGCGGAACTTGCGGTAGTTCTTCTTTCTGCGGTACTTGAAGACGATGACCTTGTCATCCTTGCCGCTCTCGAGAATCTTCGCCGTTACCGTAGCTCCCTCAACATAAGGAGCGCCAACCACTGCGCCTTCGTCTTTGCCGAGGAGAATAACCTTGTCAAATTCTACCTGTGCTCCGTCTTCAGCGTGGATCTTCTCCAACCTGAACTTGTCGCCTGCCGCGACCCTGTACTGCTTTCCGCCCTGCTCGATTACTGCGTACATTCTATAAATTCCCTCCTCCGCTGTGTGTCAGGCAGCCAAATGACATTTTAAAGCCCGCACCAAGCGTATTCTAAAACTTGACAAGTATAGAGATAAAAAAGAGCCGTGTCAAGGGCGCGTCCGGGTTTTGTGCTTGCCCTT
This genomic stretch from Cloacibacillus sp. harbors:
- the rplU gene encoding 50S ribosomal protein L21, with protein sequence MYAVIEQGGKQYRVAAGDKFRLEKIHAEDGAQVEFDKVILLGKDEGAVVGAPYVEGATVTAKILESGKDDKVIVFKYRRKKNYRKFRGHRQQYTLVQIEAING